The proteins below are encoded in one region of Lonchura striata isolate bLonStr1 chromosome 1, bLonStr1.mat, whole genome shotgun sequence:
- the UBE2W gene encoding ubiquitin-conjugating enzyme E2 W: MASMQKRLQKELLAFQNDPPPGMTLDEKSVQNSITQWIVDMEGAPGTLYEGEKFQLLFKFSSRYPFDSPQVMFTGDNIPVHPHVYSNGHICLSILTEDWSPALSVQSVCLSIISMLSSCKEKRRPPDNSFYVRTCNKNPKKTKWWYHDDTC; encoded by the exons AAACGATTACAAAAAGAACTATTGGCATTTCAAAATGATCCACCTCCGGGAATGACTCTAGATGAAAAGAGTGTACAAAATTCAATTACACA GTGGATTGTAGACATGGAAGGTGCTCCAGGAACACTCTATGAAGGGGaaaaatttcagcttttatttaaGTTTAGTAGTCGGTATCCATTTGATTCGCCTCAG GTCATGTTTACTGGAGACAATATCCCTGTTCATCCTCATGTTTATAGCAATGGTCATATCTGTTTATCCATTCTAACGGAAGACTGGTCTCCAGCCCTCTCAGTGCAATCTGTTTGTCTTAGCATTATTAGCATGCTTTCCAGCTGCAAAGAAAAG AGACGACCTCCAGATAACTCATTTTATGTAAGAACATGTAACAAGAatccaaagaaaacaaaatggtgGTATCATG